In Centropristis striata isolate RG_2023a ecotype Rhode Island chromosome 5, C.striata_1.0, whole genome shotgun sequence, a single genomic region encodes these proteins:
- the LOC131971017 gene encoding carbohydrate sulfotransferase 11-like isoform X1, whose protein sequence is MKMPRGGRLFLATCLGSLFVLVLYFQSITKTELGVKTDSSPGKSRRSPLQTLYNGDQQLEEPQRNLQGRRELLEQACLSHTRKRQVLSPEDLKHLIVDDKHSLIYCYVPKVACTNWKRVLMVLNSNGRYTDPLAIPANEAHVAGNLRTLSEFSVPEINQRLRSYLKFIFVREPFERLVSAYRNKFTRSYNTAFHKRYGTKIIRRHRPDPEHEALEKGNDVKFNEFVQYLVDPRTQREEPLNEHWERVHSLCHPCLIHYDVVGKYETLQPDARAVLRLAGVDEMLQFPASGKSTRTDGNMAARFFKHISPFYQKKLFNLYRMDFLLFNYSTPEYLRTR, encoded by the exons aaCTTGGTGTGAAGACAGACAGCAGTCCTGGGAAAAGCAGGAGGAGTCCTCTTCAGACGCTCTACAACGGAGACCAG CAGCTGGAGGAACCTCAGAGGAACCTGCAGGGCCGCAGGGAGCTGCTGGAGCAGGCGTGTCTGAGCCACACCAGGAAGCGCCAGGTGCTTTCACCTGAGGACCTCAAACACCTCATAGTGGATGATAAACACAGCCTTATTTACTGCTACGTACCCAAG GTTGCCTGCACCAACTGGAAGCGAGTCCTTATGGTCCTCAACAGTAACGGCCGCTACACCGACCCCCTCGCCATCCCGGCCAACGAGGCCCACGTGGCCGGTAACCTGCGCACCCTCTCCGAGTTCTCGGTCCCGGAGATCAACCAGCGGCTCCGCAGCTACCTCAAGTTCATCTTCGTGCGGGAGCCCTTCGAGCGCCTGGTGTCCGCCTACCGCAACAAGTTCACGCGGAGCTACAACACGGCCTTCCACAAGCGCTACGGCACCAAGATCATCCGGCGCCACCGGCCCGACCCGGAGCACGAGGCGCTGGAGAAAGGCAATGACGTCAAGTTCAACGAGTTCGTCCAGTACCTGGTGGACCCTAGGACCCAGCGGGAGGAGCCGCTCAACGAGCACTGGGAGCGGGTCCACTCGCTGTGCCACCCCTGCCTCATCCACTACGACGTGGTCGGGAAGTACGAGACGCTGCAGCCGGACGCCCGGGCCGTGCTCCGGTTGGCCGGAGTGGACGAGATGCTCCAGTTCCCAGCGTCCGGGAAAAGCACCAGGACGGACGGCAACATGGCGGCACGTTTCTTCAAGCACATCAGTCCGTTCTACCAGAAGAAACTGTTCAACCTGTACCGGATGGACTTCCTGCTCTTCAACTACTCCACGCCGGAGTACCTCAGGACTCGATAA
- the LOC131971017 gene encoding carbohydrate sulfotransferase 11-like isoform X2 produces the protein MKMPRGGRLFLATCLGSLFVLVLYFQSITKTELGVKTDSSPGKSRRSPLQTLYNGDQLEEPQRNLQGRRELLEQACLSHTRKRQVLSPEDLKHLIVDDKHSLIYCYVPKVACTNWKRVLMVLNSNGRYTDPLAIPANEAHVAGNLRTLSEFSVPEINQRLRSYLKFIFVREPFERLVSAYRNKFTRSYNTAFHKRYGTKIIRRHRPDPEHEALEKGNDVKFNEFVQYLVDPRTQREEPLNEHWERVHSLCHPCLIHYDVVGKYETLQPDARAVLRLAGVDEMLQFPASGKSTRTDGNMAARFFKHISPFYQKKLFNLYRMDFLLFNYSTPEYLRTR, from the exons aaCTTGGTGTGAAGACAGACAGCAGTCCTGGGAAAAGCAGGAGGAGTCCTCTTCAGACGCTCTACAACGGAGACCAG CTGGAGGAACCTCAGAGGAACCTGCAGGGCCGCAGGGAGCTGCTGGAGCAGGCGTGTCTGAGCCACACCAGGAAGCGCCAGGTGCTTTCACCTGAGGACCTCAAACACCTCATAGTGGATGATAAACACAGCCTTATTTACTGCTACGTACCCAAG GTTGCCTGCACCAACTGGAAGCGAGTCCTTATGGTCCTCAACAGTAACGGCCGCTACACCGACCCCCTCGCCATCCCGGCCAACGAGGCCCACGTGGCCGGTAACCTGCGCACCCTCTCCGAGTTCTCGGTCCCGGAGATCAACCAGCGGCTCCGCAGCTACCTCAAGTTCATCTTCGTGCGGGAGCCCTTCGAGCGCCTGGTGTCCGCCTACCGCAACAAGTTCACGCGGAGCTACAACACGGCCTTCCACAAGCGCTACGGCACCAAGATCATCCGGCGCCACCGGCCCGACCCGGAGCACGAGGCGCTGGAGAAAGGCAATGACGTCAAGTTCAACGAGTTCGTCCAGTACCTGGTGGACCCTAGGACCCAGCGGGAGGAGCCGCTCAACGAGCACTGGGAGCGGGTCCACTCGCTGTGCCACCCCTGCCTCATCCACTACGACGTGGTCGGGAAGTACGAGACGCTGCAGCCGGACGCCCGGGCCGTGCTCCGGTTGGCCGGAGTGGACGAGATGCTCCAGTTCCCAGCGTCCGGGAAAAGCACCAGGACGGACGGCAACATGGCGGCACGTTTCTTCAAGCACATCAGTCCGTTCTACCAGAAGAAACTGTTCAACCTGTACCGGATGGACTTCCTGCTCTTCAACTACTCCACGCCGGAGTACCTCAGGACTCGATAA